In the genome of Myxococcus stipitatus, one region contains:
- a CDS encoding response regulator, whose amino-acid sequence MAKQHLLLVDGDAKSLRVMEVSLKKAGFSVTTAIHGKDAIEKVQISPPDLVLADTKMPEMDGFELCKALKSDERFKFIPFVFLTSQKSVEFKVRGLELGGDDYLTKPIYIKEIVTRVKMILQKAEKERIEKRETTKGGFGGSLADMGVVDLVQTFEIGRKTGVISIQGERTGTVYFKEGRVIDAELGRLKGENAFYRLLNTFEGQFDVQFTSLDRPERIEISTQGLLMEGMRRLDEWGRMLEQLPPLETVFEIDYHQLADRLSEIPDEVNGLLRLFDGKRALSRVVEDSDFEDLAALGIISKLYFEGLIRELGNAPLEPVQSSKPGIEQWLNAAPPPSTPTPEPTPAPQIVTPATPEPLPVPPLPTPPEVPVARPMPPSVLAPPAGVEEEPVAAPPEERVSAPVPTAPANVVVFPAKPKRLEPNGLDVDGEAPTLPPAVAEGSSFLVEPPPAHRAVEHAHRSLLLDWSRVDTEGISAPTTWGPSSVWAPGHRSFAGQGNSGAAPAMASTAPVAEPAQPPRAPIFGGAAVGPHPFPPVPPPTPAPPSSEVTLVSGNDTAPVDVDTIAEVEEVPAQPQLALPPYPGHGAPERAPAPAIPEEPPTPVAPPPTLVTPVTPAPTVTPAIASPPTIPSPVAAPTQSPAPAEDVAAVRSKRTGLYVAGALFLLGAVAAVVVMGGRDTPPPEPPKVQTGQQPQEKPPAPGPSDVVAPVPVDAPSDSGTTVVEAPPLVAVEDAGTAVVEAQVDSGTSVAEAPPTPEDAGTPPTQAVQDPEVEFAGYIKQARAAIVSQRFKSAAAQFRKALALKPASTEAKAGLGIALVNGFESESAFREATKLLVDVVREDDKNSRAWLSLGMAYQSIGKNSQAADAYKKYLMLEPSGASANEVRTMLKALGN is encoded by the coding sequence GTGGCCAAGCAGCACCTGCTCCTCGTGGATGGAGACGCCAAGAGTCTCCGCGTGATGGAGGTCAGCCTGAAGAAGGCGGGCTTCTCCGTGACGACGGCCATCCACGGCAAGGACGCCATCGAGAAGGTGCAGATCAGCCCGCCGGATCTGGTGCTCGCGGACACCAAGATGCCGGAGATGGACGGCTTCGAGCTGTGCAAGGCGCTCAAGTCCGATGAGCGCTTCAAGTTCATCCCGTTCGTCTTCCTGACGAGTCAGAAGTCGGTCGAGTTCAAGGTGCGCGGGCTGGAGCTGGGTGGCGACGACTACCTGACGAAGCCGATCTACATCAAAGAGATCGTCACCCGCGTGAAGATGATCCTCCAGAAGGCGGAGAAGGAGAGGATCGAAAAGCGCGAGACGACGAAGGGTGGCTTCGGCGGCAGCCTCGCGGACATGGGCGTGGTGGACCTGGTCCAGACGTTCGAGATCGGCCGCAAGACGGGCGTCATCTCCATCCAGGGCGAGCGCACCGGCACCGTCTACTTCAAGGAAGGCCGCGTCATCGACGCGGAGCTGGGCCGGCTCAAGGGCGAGAACGCCTTCTACCGGCTGCTCAACACCTTCGAGGGGCAGTTCGACGTCCAGTTCACCTCGCTGGACAGGCCCGAGCGCATTGAAATCTCCACGCAGGGCCTGCTGATGGAGGGCATGCGTCGCCTCGACGAGTGGGGGCGCATGCTCGAGCAGCTCCCGCCGCTGGAGACGGTGTTCGAGATCGACTACCACCAGCTCGCAGACCGGCTGTCGGAGATTCCCGACGAGGTGAACGGGCTGTTGCGCTTGTTCGACGGCAAGCGCGCGCTGAGCCGCGTGGTGGAGGACTCGGACTTCGAGGACCTGGCCGCGCTGGGCATCATCAGCAAGCTGTACTTCGAGGGGCTCATCCGGGAGCTGGGCAACGCGCCGCTGGAGCCGGTGCAGAGCAGCAAGCCGGGCATCGAGCAGTGGCTCAACGCCGCGCCGCCTCCGAGCACCCCCACGCCCGAGCCCACCCCGGCGCCGCAGATTGTCACGCCCGCGACGCCCGAGCCGCTCCCGGTGCCGCCGCTCCCGACGCCGCCAGAGGTGCCCGTCGCGCGCCCGATGCCGCCCAGCGTGCTCGCGCCGCCCGCGGGAGTCGAAGAGGAACCCGTGGCGGCTCCGCCCGAGGAGCGCGTCTCGGCGCCAGTACCCACGGCGCCGGCCAACGTGGTGGTCTTCCCCGCGAAGCCCAAGCGCCTGGAGCCAAATGGCCTGGACGTGGATGGCGAAGCGCCCACGCTGCCGCCCGCGGTGGCGGAGGGCTCGTCGTTCCTCGTGGAGCCGCCGCCCGCGCACCGCGCCGTGGAGCACGCGCACCGCAGCCTGTTGCTCGACTGGAGCCGGGTGGACACCGAGGGCATCAGCGCGCCCACGACGTGGGGGCCCTCCTCCGTGTGGGCACCGGGACATCGGTCCTTCGCCGGGCAGGGGAACTCGGGAGCGGCGCCCGCCATGGCGTCGACGGCGCCCGTCGCCGAGCCCGCGCAGCCGCCTCGCGCGCCCATCTTTGGAGGCGCGGCGGTGGGGCCACATCCGTTCCCGCCCGTGCCTCCGCCGACGCCCGCGCCGCCTTCGTCCGAGGTGACGCTGGTGAGCGGCAACGACACCGCGCCCGTCGATGTGGACACCATCGCGGAGGTGGAGGAGGTCCCCGCGCAGCCGCAGCTCGCGTTGCCGCCGTATCCAGGGCACGGAGCCCCTGAGCGCGCGCCCGCGCCCGCCATTCCGGAGGAGCCGCCGACGCCCGTCGCGCCTCCGCCGACGCTCGTCACCCCGGTGACGCCCGCGCCCACGGTGACGCCGGCGATTGCCTCGCCGCCGACGATTCCGTCCCCCGTGGCGGCGCCCACCCAGAGCCCCGCGCCGGCGGAGGATGTGGCGGCGGTCCGCTCCAAGCGCACCGGGCTCTATGTGGCCGGAGCGCTCTTCCTCCTGGGCGCGGTGGCCGCGGTGGTGGTGATGGGCGGGCGAGACACGCCGCCTCCCGAGCCGCCCAAGGTGCAGACGGGCCAGCAGCCCCAGGAGAAGCCGCCCGCGCCGGGGCCCTCGGACGTCGTCGCGCCTGTGCCCGTGGATGCCCCGAGTGACTCGGGCACCACCGTCGTGGAGGCCCCGCCCCTGGTGGCGGTGGAGGACGCGGGAACGGCCGTGGTGGAGGCGCAGGTCGACTCGGGCACCTCGGTTGCGGAAGCGCCCCCGACTCCCGAGGACGCCGGAACCCCACCCACGCAGGCGGTGCAGGACCCGGAGGTCGAGTTCGCCGGGTACATCAAGCAGGCCCGAGCGGCCATCGTCAGCCAGCGCTTCAAGTCCGCGGCGGCTCAGTTCCGCAAGGCCCTGGCCCTCAAGCCCGCGTCGACCGAGGCGAAGGCGGGGCTGGGCATCGCGCTGGTCAACGGCTTCGAGTCCGAGTCCGCCTTCCGCGAGGCCACCAAGCTGCTGGTGGACGTCGTGCGTGAGGACGACAAGAACTCCCGCGCCTGGCTGTCGCTGGGCATGGCCTACCAGTCCATCGGCAAGAATTCCCAGGCGGCCGACGCCTACAAGAAGTATTTGATGCTGGAACCCTCGGGGGCGTCCGCCAACGAGGTCCGCACCATGCTCAAGGCGCTTGGCAACTGA
- the tsaD gene encoding tRNA (adenosine(37)-N6)-threonylcarbamoyltransferase complex transferase subunit TsaD has translation MLVLGLETSCDETAAAVVEDGRRVLSDVVSTQVDIHRRWGGVVPELASRNHIVQVMPVVHEALTRAEKTLDDVDLIAVTSGPGLIGALLVGLQVAKGLSLATGKPFVGANHLEGHLLAIRLLEDAPEPPFLGLVVSGGHTSLYEVKDFGHYRLVGSTRDDAAGEAYDKTARILGLPYPGGLPIDQLAQKGNPEAIRFPRALPGDNFDVSFSGLKTAVLHHVQKHGVPEGQALSDLCASFQEAVADVLSKKLVAAARRLGHKQLVLCGGVAANSRLRALCQQRAQERGLRMFLPPVRLCTDNGAMIAVAGYEAWRRGLRGDFRLAADPAWRM, from the coding sequence TTGCTCGTCCTCGGTCTGGAAACCTCCTGTGATGAGACCGCCGCCGCCGTCGTGGAAGACGGCCGGCGGGTGTTGTCGGACGTCGTCTCCACCCAGGTGGACATCCACCGACGCTGGGGAGGCGTGGTGCCGGAGCTGGCGTCGCGCAACCACATCGTCCAGGTGATGCCGGTGGTGCACGAGGCGCTCACCCGCGCCGAGAAGACGCTCGACGACGTGGACCTCATCGCCGTCACCTCGGGACCGGGACTGATTGGCGCGCTGCTGGTGGGGCTCCAGGTGGCCAAGGGGCTGAGCCTCGCCACGGGAAAGCCCTTCGTCGGCGCCAACCACCTGGAGGGCCACCTGCTCGCCATCCGCCTGCTCGAGGATGCGCCGGAGCCGCCGTTCCTCGGGCTTGTCGTCTCCGGCGGGCACACCAGCCTCTATGAGGTGAAGGACTTCGGCCACTACCGGCTGGTGGGCAGCACGCGCGACGATGCGGCGGGCGAGGCGTACGACAAGACGGCGCGCATCCTCGGGCTGCCGTACCCCGGGGGGCTGCCCATCGACCAGCTCGCGCAGAAGGGGAACCCGGAGGCCATCCGCTTCCCGCGCGCGCTGCCGGGAGACAACTTCGATGTCTCCTTCTCCGGACTGAAGACGGCGGTGCTGCACCACGTGCAGAAGCACGGCGTCCCGGAGGGCCAGGCGCTCTCGGACCTGTGCGCGTCCTTCCAGGAGGCGGTGGCGGACGTGCTGTCGAAGAAGCTGGTGGCCGCCGCGCGCAGGCTGGGCCACAAGCAGCTCGTGTTGTGTGGAGGCGTGGCCGCCAACTCGCGGCTTCGGGCGCTGTGCCAGCAGCGTGCCCAGGAGCGAGGGCTGCGCATGTTCCTGCCCCCGGTGCGCTTGTGCACGGACAATGGTGCGATGATCGCCGTCGCGGGATATGAGGCGTGGCGCCGCGGTCTGCGCGGAGACTTCCGTCTGGCGGCCGACCCCGCCTGGCGCATGTGA
- the rsmA gene encoding 16S rRNA (adenine(1518)-N(6)/adenine(1519)-N(6))-dimethyltransferase RsmA has protein sequence MESPRDILKRHGLRAKYSWGQNFLGDEDALSAIADALHLREGEPVVELGPGLGHLTRFLAATGAKVTAVERDRDMVTVLEKEAIPGVRVVAGNAATVNFAEVAGAPDVAVAGNLPYHLTSSILFQVLEQRAQVSRAVFTLQKEVVERLAAEPGSRDYGLLTVLLGLHFDAENVLTLEAWRFHPPPKVDSAVLSLTRRPTPRAPIIDEARFTRVVKAAFAQRRKTLLNSLKSDKSLASHDAWVAALETAGIDPQRRAETLAPEEFAALERALGPVAPGTVKPPVDLASSESEE, from the coding sequence GTGGAATCGCCGCGAGACATTCTCAAGCGCCATGGTCTGCGCGCCAAGTACAGCTGGGGCCAGAACTTCCTCGGAGACGAGGACGCCCTGAGCGCCATCGCCGACGCGCTTCACCTGCGCGAAGGCGAGCCCGTCGTCGAGCTGGGCCCGGGCCTGGGCCACCTCACGCGCTTCCTCGCCGCCACCGGCGCGAAGGTCACCGCCGTGGAGCGCGACCGGGACATGGTGACGGTGCTTGAGAAGGAGGCCATCCCCGGGGTGCGCGTGGTGGCCGGCAACGCCGCCACGGTGAACTTCGCCGAGGTGGCCGGCGCGCCCGACGTCGCCGTCGCGGGCAACCTGCCGTATCACCTCACCAGCTCCATCCTGTTCCAGGTGCTGGAGCAGCGCGCGCAGGTCTCTCGCGCCGTCTTCACGCTCCAGAAGGAAGTGGTGGAGCGGCTCGCCGCGGAGCCGGGCTCGCGGGACTACGGCCTGCTCACGGTGCTCCTGGGCCTGCACTTCGACGCGGAGAACGTGCTCACGCTGGAGGCCTGGCGCTTCCATCCGCCGCCGAAGGTGGACTCCGCGGTGCTGTCGCTCACGCGCCGCCCGACGCCTCGTGCGCCCATCATCGACGAGGCCCGCTTCACCCGCGTGGTGAAGGCCGCCTTCGCGCAGCGCCGCAAGACGCTGCTCAACTCGCTCAAGTCCGACAAGTCGCTGGCCTCGCACGACGCGTGGGTCGCCGCGCTGGAGACGGCGGGCATCGACCCTCAGCGCCGCGCCGAGACGCTCGCGCCGGAGGAGTTCGCCGCCCTGGAGCGCGCGCTGGGCCCCGTGGCTCCGGGCACGGTGAAGCCCCCGGTGGACCTGGCCTCGTCGGAGTCGGAAGAGTAG
- a CDS encoding deoxynucleoside kinase: MDYRYIVVEGPIGVGKTSLSNILSERLSARRVLEVVEENPFLSNFYTDRQKFGFQTQIFFLLSRFRQQQELFQQDLFRSVTVSDYLFAKDRIFAHLNLDAHELALYERVFEALGPRVTKPDLVVYLQARLDVLLQRIKKRGREFERKFDAAYLEGLVHAYNNFFSHYTETPLLVVDTSDIDFVNNEFDREDLLAVIEKAKTGSQHYLPKASRRA, encoded by the coding sequence ATGGACTACCGGTACATCGTGGTCGAGGGGCCCATTGGCGTCGGCAAGACGAGCCTCTCCAACATCCTTTCGGAGCGCCTGAGCGCGCGTCGCGTCCTGGAGGTCGTGGAGGAGAACCCCTTCCTCTCCAACTTCTATACGGACCGGCAGAAGTTCGGGTTCCAGACCCAGATCTTCTTCCTCCTGTCGCGCTTCCGGCAGCAGCAGGAGCTGTTCCAGCAGGACCTCTTCCGCTCCGTCACGGTCAGCGACTACCTGTTCGCCAAGGACCGCATCTTCGCGCACCTCAACCTGGACGCGCACGAGCTGGCCCTCTACGAGCGCGTCTTCGAGGCGCTCGGGCCTCGCGTCACCAAGCCCGACCTCGTCGTCTATCTCCAGGCCCGGCTGGACGTGCTGCTGCAGCGAATCAAGAAGCGCGGCCGCGAGTTCGAGCGCAAGTTCGACGCCGCGTACCTGGAAGGCCTCGTCCACGCCTACAACAACTTCTTCTCGCACTACACGGAGACGCCGCTGCTCGTGGTGGACACCTCGGACATCGACTTCGTGAATAACGAGTTTGACCGGGAAGACCTGCTCGCGGTCATCGAGAAGGCGAAGACGGGCAGCCAGCACTATCTGCCCAAGGCGTCCAGGCGGGCCTGA
- the panB gene encoding 3-methyl-2-oxobutanoate hydroxymethyltransferase: MKDKVTIHTLKRLKQIGQKICMVTAYDATFARIFDQSGADVLLVGDSLGMVVQGHDSTLPVTMDQMVYHSAAVTRSTRRAHVVGDMPFMSYQVSPQDAVRNAGRLVTEGGVGSVKLEGGSEFADTVRAIVRASIPVMGHLGLTPQSVHKMGGYVVQGRDEEQGRKILDDALALEAAGAYSLVLEGVPLDLARTITQRLSIPVIGIGAGKSCDGQVLVCYDLLGMNPDFKPKFVKHYANLHGSITDAASAFFSEVREGVFPDEEHSFKATKGLRAVSAPAMSAGAPLASDAPVSAEGGEEKVGPVYGIPV, from the coding sequence GTGAAGGACAAGGTCACCATCCATACGCTGAAGCGCCTGAAGCAGATCGGCCAGAAGATCTGCATGGTCACCGCATACGACGCCACGTTCGCCCGCATCTTCGACCAGTCGGGAGCGGACGTCCTGCTCGTGGGCGACTCCCTGGGCATGGTGGTCCAGGGGCATGACTCCACGCTGCCGGTGACGATGGACCAGATGGTCTACCACTCGGCGGCGGTGACTCGGAGCACCCGACGCGCGCACGTGGTGGGCGACATGCCCTTCATGAGCTACCAGGTGTCCCCGCAGGACGCGGTCCGCAACGCGGGGCGGCTGGTGACGGAGGGTGGGGTGGGCAGCGTGAAGCTCGAGGGTGGCTCCGAGTTCGCCGACACGGTGCGCGCCATCGTCCGGGCCAGCATCCCGGTGATGGGTCACCTGGGGCTGACGCCGCAGTCGGTCCACAAGATGGGCGGCTATGTCGTCCAGGGACGCGACGAGGAGCAGGGCCGCAAGATTCTCGACGACGCGCTGGCCCTGGAGGCCGCGGGGGCCTATTCGCTCGTCCTGGAGGGCGTGCCTCTAGACCTGGCGCGCACGATCACGCAGCGGCTCTCCATCCCGGTCATCGGCATCGGCGCGGGCAAGTCCTGCGATGGACAGGTGCTCGTCTGCTACGACCTCCTGGGGATGAACCCGGACTTCAAGCCCAAGTTCGTCAAGCACTACGCCAACCTGCACGGCTCCATCACCGACGCGGCGAGCGCCTTCTTCTCCGAGGTCCGCGAAGGCGTGTTCCCGGACGAGGAGCACTCGTTCAAGGCGACCAAGGGCCTGCGCGCGGTGAGTGCGCCCGCGATGAGCGCGGGTGCGCCGCTCGCGAGCGACGCTCCGGTCTCCGCCGAGGGTGGTGAGGAGAAGGTCGGCCCCGTCTACGGAATCCCGGTGTAG
- the panC gene encoding pantoate--beta-alanine ligase yields the protein MTPAVLRSVEEVKTWAAGLRREGRRLALVPTMGYLHEGHLSLIREGRRRADVVAVSIFVNPTQFGPREDLSRYPRDFEGDLAKCGAAGADVVFAPGPEAIYPPGYQTYVEVTDVSQGLCGARRPGHFRGVATIVTQLLTLFRPEAALFGEKDYQQLQVIRALNRDLHLGADIVGMPTIREPDGLAMSSRNAYLSPEERQRALSLSRGLRAALTLLQGETRDAVALTGAVRHELAAAGLREDYVELVDAERLTPLDFVAPGQTARLLVAAFSGTTRLIDNMALGG from the coding sequence ATGACGCCCGCCGTCCTGCGCAGCGTGGAAGAAGTGAAGACGTGGGCGGCGGGCTTGCGCCGTGAGGGGCGCCGGCTCGCGCTGGTGCCCACCATGGGCTACCTGCATGAAGGGCACCTCTCGCTCATTCGCGAGGGGCGCCGTCGCGCCGACGTGGTGGCGGTCTCCATCTTCGTCAATCCGACCCAGTTCGGGCCTCGGGAGGACCTCTCGCGCTACCCGCGGGACTTCGAGGGAGACCTGGCGAAGTGTGGCGCCGCGGGCGCGGATGTCGTCTTCGCGCCCGGGCCCGAGGCCATTTATCCCCCCGGCTACCAGACATACGTCGAGGTGACGGACGTCAGCCAGGGCCTGTGTGGTGCCCGACGTCCGGGGCACTTCCGGGGCGTGGCGACCATCGTCACCCAGCTGTTGACGCTCTTCCGTCCGGAGGCAGCGCTCTTCGGGGAGAAGGACTACCAGCAGCTCCAGGTCATCCGGGCGCTGAACCGCGACCTGCACCTGGGGGCGGACATCGTCGGGATGCCGACGATTCGCGAGCCCGACGGGCTGGCGATGAGCAGCCGAAATGCCTACTTGTCCCCAGAAGAGAGGCAGCGCGCGCTGTCTCTGTCGCGAGGACTGAGGGCGGCGCTCACGTTGCTGCAGGGAGAGACTCGGGACGCGGTGGCGCTGACGGGCGCCGTCCGGCACGAGCTGGCGGCGGCCGGGCTGCGTGAGGACTACGTGGAGCTGGTGGACGCCGAGCGCCTCACGCCGCTCGACTTCGTGGCGCCTGGACAGACTGCCCGCTTGCTTGTGGCGGCTTTCAGCGGCACGACACGGCTCATCGACAACATGGCGTTGGGCGGTTAG
- the smpB gene encoding SsrA-binding protein SmpB: MASGGKSKGPAGGEQAIKVVAENRRARFDYTVDEKVEAGLELTGSEVKSLREGVANLSDAYALPKGSELFLLNAHIGSYRSASVFDHLPTRGRKLLLHRAEIDRWTTKVRERGYSIIPLVLYFKKGRAKVELGLCRGKTHEDRRQDIKERETKREMDRAVRRR; this comes from the coding sequence ATGGCATCGGGCGGAAAGTCGAAGGGGCCGGCAGGCGGCGAGCAGGCAATCAAGGTGGTCGCCGAGAACCGGCGTGCGCGCTTCGACTACACCGTCGATGAGAAAGTGGAGGCGGGCCTGGAGCTGACGGGGAGCGAGGTGAAGTCGTTGCGAGAAGGGGTGGCCAACCTCTCGGACGCCTATGCGCTTCCCAAGGGCAGCGAGCTGTTCTTGCTCAACGCCCACATCGGTTCCTACAGGTCCGCCAGCGTGTTCGACCATCTGCCCACGCGCGGCCGGAAGCTGCTGCTGCACCGGGCGGAGATTGACCGTTGGACCACCAAGGTGCGGGAGCGTGGCTATTCCATCATCCCGCTTGTGCTGTATTTCAAGAAAGGGCGCGCCAAGGTGGAGCTGGGGCTCTGTCGGGGCAAGACACACGAGGACCGGCGCCAAGACATCAAGGAACGGGAGACGAAGCGGGAGATGGACCGGGCTGTGCGCCGCCGTTGA
- a CDS encoding ClpXP protease specificity-enhancing factor SspB, which yields MEDSKDLDKKERLLAALDQGMVMIHLDARRPGVLVPVSLRGEAHLRLNLSYRFDPPDLTVGEWGVRCTLSFSGSRFKVAVPWSALFAIASHVTKESWMYMEDMPPELLQQPVAPRPSPQPVPVAAERPRTFLREVPAEPVDEAPPPVAAAAAEVPPEGPKDDAPPPRRGHLRLVK from the coding sequence ATGGAAGACTCGAAGGATTTGGACAAGAAGGAACGGCTGCTCGCCGCGCTGGACCAGGGGATGGTGATGATCCACCTGGATGCGCGCCGGCCGGGTGTGCTCGTTCCGGTTTCGCTGCGGGGAGAGGCGCATCTGCGTCTCAACCTGTCGTATCGCTTCGACCCGCCCGACCTGACGGTGGGCGAGTGGGGCGTGCGCTGTACGCTGAGCTTCTCGGGGTCCCGCTTCAAGGTGGCGGTGCCCTGGTCGGCGTTGTTCGCCATTGCCAGCCACGTGACGAAGGAGTCGTGGATGTACATGGAGGACATGCCGCCGGAGCTGCTTCAGCAGCCGGTCGCGCCGCGTCCTTCGCCGCAGCCGGTGCCAGTGGCCGCGGAGCGCCCGCGCACCTTCCTGCGCGAGGTGCCCGCGGAGCCGGTGGATGAGGCACCTCCGCCCGTGGCGGCCGCGGCGGCGGAGGTTCCTCCGGAGGGGCCGAAGGACGATGCTCCACCGCCGCGTCGGGGACACCTGCGCCTGGTGAAGTGA
- a CDS encoding protein kinase domain-containing protein, which translates to MNERYRLIRPLASGGMAELFLGVARGAEGFERTVAIKRVLPHLAKEPDIARMFLAEARLATQLQHQNIATVFDVGEDASGLFLVMELVDGWDLGVLLRLAARQGQRFPPHLAAFITLQSLAGLHHAYRKTHQGRPLLVAHRDVSPSNILVSREGEVKVTDFGIARLSGASFTEPGLFKGKEAYSAPEVLQGAPATELSDQFSLGLVFHELLTGAHPFAGITASGSVAVAIVSRDVPPLPPEVPAPLADAVRRMLARAPEARFPSAQAVGEVLARWLSQSGEPTSADALTSFLSTLAPPPTLKEQGEAAAPPATEEPAPLSSFGVDMLMQEEEPSEMSGVEMSASGRLIHRCARCRTPLSAPRAACSVCDVASAGVPTTNRGGLGGASRAPAAHASLPAPDIGEGRLSASPVTRSGSSAQAGVPPGASGARTPPSAGGAPHRPVPAAASEPAAGTMTLADSVEFAHRRPSAPSVLRARGDTLELEEREPRPAGDWKNLPRFGAPSRRWGRLVIALLGIAVAVGGSMWLWPQRNKISGQLKARLNQPVTTPVLMLMSEPSGATVLVGDKPVGTTPLALDNLYPEGPVNVQVRLKGYRTWKGSFPGGEATQLEVKLHR; encoded by the coding sequence GTGAATGAACGCTATCGGCTCATCAGGCCCCTGGCTTCTGGAGGCATGGCGGAGCTCTTTCTCGGGGTGGCTCGCGGCGCGGAAGGCTTCGAGCGCACCGTCGCCATCAAGCGCGTCCTGCCGCACCTGGCGAAGGAGCCGGACATCGCGCGGATGTTCCTGGCGGAGGCCCGGCTCGCCACCCAGCTTCAGCATCAGAACATCGCCACCGTGTTCGACGTGGGCGAAGACGCCTCGGGCCTCTTCCTGGTGATGGAGCTGGTGGACGGATGGGATTTGGGCGTGTTGCTGCGGCTCGCCGCCAGGCAGGGACAGCGCTTTCCGCCCCACCTCGCGGCGTTCATCACGCTTCAGTCGCTCGCGGGCCTGCACCACGCCTACCGCAAGACGCACCAGGGACGGCCGCTGCTCGTCGCACACCGGGATGTCTCTCCGTCCAACATCCTCGTGTCCCGCGAGGGTGAGGTGAAGGTGACGGACTTCGGCATCGCCCGACTGAGCGGGGCCTCCTTCACCGAGCCGGGGCTCTTCAAGGGCAAGGAGGCCTACAGCGCTCCCGAGGTCCTTCAAGGCGCCCCCGCGACGGAGCTCAGCGACCAGTTCTCCCTGGGACTCGTCTTTCACGAGCTGCTCACGGGGGCCCATCCGTTCGCTGGCATCACGGCTTCGGGCTCGGTCGCGGTGGCCATCGTCTCGCGCGATGTGCCGCCCTTGCCGCCGGAGGTTCCCGCGCCCCTCGCCGATGCGGTCCGCCGCATGCTGGCCCGCGCGCCCGAAGCTCGGTTCCCCTCGGCACAGGCCGTGGGGGAAGTGCTCGCGCGATGGCTGTCACAGTCGGGCGAGCCCACGAGCGCCGACGCCCTCACCTCCTTCCTGTCGACGCTGGCCCCACCTCCCACGCTCAAGGAACAAGGCGAAGCGGCCGCGCCCCCCGCGACAGAGGAGCCCGCGCCCCTGTCCAGCTTCGGGGTGGACATGCTCATGCAGGAGGAAGAGCCCTCGGAGATGTCGGGCGTCGAGATGAGCGCCAGTGGACGGCTCATCCACCGCTGCGCGCGCTGTCGGACTCCGCTGTCCGCGCCCCGCGCGGCGTGCTCCGTCTGCGACGTGGCTTCCGCGGGCGTTCCGACGACGAACCGTGGAGGACTCGGCGGCGCGAGTCGTGCGCCCGCGGCTCATGCCTCTCTGCCGGCCCCTGACATCGGTGAGGGTCGGCTCTCCGCGAGCCCGGTTACCCGGTCCGGGAGTTCTGCACAGGCTGGCGTCCCGCCGGGTGCATCCGGAGCCAGGACTCCTCCCAGCGCCGGTGGCGCTCCGCATCGCCCTGTCCCGGCCGCGGCATCGGAACCCGCCGCTGGAACGATGACCCTCGCGGACAGCGTCGAGTTCGCGCACCGCCGCCCCTCCGCCCCCAGCGTGCTTCGGGCCCGTGGGGATACCCTCGAGCTCGAAGAGCGGGAGCCTCGTCCAGCAGGCGACTGGAAGAACCTCCCCAGGTTCGGTGCGCCCTCGCGACGGTGGGGGCGCCTCGTCATCGCACTCCTGGGCATCGCGGTCGCGGTGGGCGGCAGCATGTGGCTGTGGCCGCAGCGAAACAAAATCTCGGGGCAGCTCAAGGCCCGCCTGAACCAGCCCGTGACGACTCCCGTGCTCATGCTCATGAGCGAGCCTTCCGGCGCCACCGTGCTGGTCGGTGACAAGCCCGTGGGGACAACGCCCCTCGCGCTCGACAACCTCTACCCCGAGGGGCCGGTCAACGTTCAGGTCCGCCTCAAGGGATACCGGACCTGGAAGGGCTCCTTCCCCGGCGGCGAAGCCACGCAGCTCGAGGTGAAGCTCCACCGCTGA
- a CDS encoding DUF971 domain-containing protein, whose protein sequence is MSFWDRIKPSTPTATATDARLSSDGSRLELTWDDGAKTTATAQALRQHCPCAGCVDEWTNQRTLDTTQVPADLKVKQVHPVGNYALTFAFSDGHTTGIYPWKLLRELTQPIN, encoded by the coding sequence TTGAGCTTCTGGGACCGCATCAAGCCCTCGACCCCCACCGCCACCGCGACGGACGCGCGCCTGTCATCGGATGGCTCCCGTCTGGAGCTGACCTGGGATGACGGCGCGAAGACGACCGCCACCGCGCAGGCGCTTCGCCAACACTGCCCCTGCGCCGGCTGCGTGGACGAGTGGACCAACCAACGCACGCTGGACACCACCCAGGTCCCCGCGGACCTGAAGGTGAAGCAGGTGCACCCGGTCGGCAACTACGCGCTGACGTTCGCCTTCAGCGACGGCCACACCACCGGCATCTACCCCTGGAAGCTGCTGCGCGAACTCACCCAGCCCATCAACTGA